TAACTGCCGTACTGGGGCTTTTTCCTTAGGAAGACGCTTCCTCTGACAGAAAGGGCAGTTCCAGTGCTTCGGTTCAaggtgtgtgtgcgtgttttCTGTGCATTACCAGTTCGTGTTTTGTCCAATTTCCGCTGTCCTGACGGCTTTGGTTTACTTGCTGGGATCAAAGAGCTCTATCTAGAAAGGCAGAACAAGCCCTGTGGCAGCTGGACAACTTATCAGTGAATGAGCATGCGGGGAGAAGGAAAACTATGGGATAAGATTTCTTTGCTTGCAGAAAGATGGGTCATAGAGCAGCAACTAAGTTAAGAAACCAGACAAGacaaaaagctggttttgtttattcAAAGGGATGTTCAGAGTTGAAAAGACCTTCGCTCTTCACATCTCTAATTCCAGGCGCATCTCCCGCCCCTTCGCGACTCGCTGTTTCCCAGGAAGTTTACTCGGGTGGCAGCATGCAGGTCTGGTCTGATTACCTCAACGTGCACTTGCATCCCAAGAGCATCTACGTCATCCGTCAGTACATGCACGATGGGTATGTCCTAAAGGTTTCATTCAGAATCTGTTGTCCAGAACAGGATCTTAGTTTTGGCttcaaggaaaaattaagagGGGATAGAATAAgcttcccccacacacaccttttcTTAGGGAGTGTGGTTGCCTAGAAGCCTTTGGACAAGGTGAAAGTCTCCTGCGGGATCCTGGCTGCATAGAGGAGTTGGAAGATCGGTTGCACTTTTATGTTGAAGAGTGTGATTATCTGCAGGTTTGACAGTTTAGTCCAAACTCccttttctttcaagaaacttTCTGTTCAAGATTAAGTAGAATCTCAGCTGCTGCCGCCATTGTCTTGCACAGGGGTTTCAAGTCCTCTGTGACCTACACAATGGATTCTCGGGAGTTGGTGCCAAGGTGACAGAACTGCTCTATGATGAGTATTCAGGAAAAGGAATCCTGACCTGGGGCTTGACTCCAGTCATGAGTAACATGGGAGTAAGTAAACAATGGGGAAACACAACAACAGGTGATGCTTCCACACCCAATCTGGATTAGACTGTTTGCTTGCATCTTTAAGATTCTAATggttggattttttccccccagggtTCTCAGAAGAATTTTTACAGACTGATGAACACAGCCCTAGGAATTGTCCATCTCTCCAGTCACAGCTCGCTGTTTTGCCCCCTGTCACTTAGTGGGAGTCTAGGAATCAAGCCACAACCTCCTGTTAAATTTCCGTATATAAACTATGATGTATGTACCATAGACTGGTTTACATAGAAACAACACCTACCATGGTTGGCTTTCAGCTCTTTCAGATTTACCACTCTCCAAAAGTGTTTTCTGCAGCTATGTTCTTTTAGCAATGTTTTTTCATGATGGTGTTCTACtaagcagaaaagatttttttcttgcattttcactGTTAGCAGAGACTTAACTGCCAACTTTTCACTCCCATAgttttttttcatcctttaaaaaacattaaggcattttcttttttgcagtctTTCCATTGGTTTACTGCCTTCAgtttcagcactgaaaaaaatggtttactGTGCTGAGTATGAAACACCAGCCTTGTCTGAGCACTAAGAAGCTGCTGtcaagaaaaacagcaacagatcATTTGTTAGCAAGCAGTTGACTTGCTTATCCAAAACCTGAAATAACTTAAAACACAACGTATATAAAAGCACAATTTACAATATGCTCAAGTTAAATATACAAAAATGAGTTAAGGAACAGATGAATTTAACTTGTCCTGTAAGTCTTCCATGTGTCTCCCTCCATAGGCATCACTTAACTACCACAGCAGCGCAATTTTGGCAGCAGTGCTTGACACCCTTACAGCTCCTTACCGGCTCTGTTCCTCTCAGGGGTCTATGATGCACCTTGCTGAAACACTTAACTTCTCTGGGAGAAAGGTAAGGGCATAGAGAACAGCAACCTCTAATCCTTTCAGTTCTACCTGAACTACTGCTGTGGGCAAGAGCTGGTATTCTACTTCACATCCGTACATACACACGTAACAGGACAGGGGGGAGTGTGTTCCAGGTTGTGAATAGTCTCCCCCTCTCTGACTCGTAGGTTGTGGCTGCATGGGCTTCTGTTCCCTTTCCTGCCCTACATGGCTACTCACTCCCTGATACTTTATGCGCCTACCAGCAAGACATGCCCTGGAAGCTTCTGTCTTCATGTAGGGAGCAGAAGGTCAGCTGCTGTTTTGCTCAGTCTGTTGTGCTACGAGGAATTTGCAAAGAAAGTCACATCGGGTAATCAGCATTTCAACTGCACTTTTCCCTTCAGAACTTACACTCTCAACTGCAGTGGTTTCTTACAAAAGTCATTCACAATCCTTCTATTAGGAGTGTCagccaaatgaagaaaaaaatgtctagtGATCTAGCTAGTTATATGCTACTAACTTTATAGCAAAACAGCTAAAAAGCAGCTGAGTCACCAACATTTTCAGTCAAATCCCCTGGAAAACCATGAATTggttttctttgcagcagctgtcCAGAAAAGCAGGCCACTTCTCCACTCCATGCTTGTGAGAGCACTGAGCAGATTCTGCAGCATTATTTACACACTCTGTTTCCTGCGGCATTCAGGTTGGtaacagtctcttttttttttttttttagaacaggGAACAGTAACTGGAAACTGAAGGTAGAGCAAGTTTTGGATAACTTTATTCACCTTCTTCCTTACAGCACATCCCACGTGCTTGAGCAGCCATGTAACACCCTACCTCCATACCCCcagtttttttctcctcttctgaccAGACAAGGCTTCCTCCTGGACAAACCTCCCAGTTATTCCTCAGCAGGTAACAAGTGCCTCTTAAACTTACTTTGCAACAGGAGGAGATCATGTGGGGGCAGTAGGGTCTAACAGAGGTAAaagagaattattaaaaaaacaacaaacacacacaacacacttTTGAGTGTTTGTAGGGCAAAAATTGTTAGTGTTAAGCAACTCTGCTGCTGTGTTAAGTAAAGCAACTGCTTGTAAAGTAGAATAGGGTAGGGCAACAAATTTTGATTGGTCTATTTGAACAAAGATGTTTTTCCCTGCAGCTGTTGAAAGCATCCCTGTACTAGCAGCCCTGCGGTCTTCACCGGTTCTGCACACGCTCCTCTACAGCTTATACAAGGATCTACAGAAATTGAACACACGGCGATGGCCCAGCTTCTTCTCTGCTGGAGTTGAACAGGATGACTTCCAGGAGGCCTTACAGGAGCTAAGAACTCTATCCCAGTGCTATGAAATGGGTTCTGAAGCAGATGAATCTGAAGATGAAGCAGATGCAGACTAACTCATCTTTATTACTAGAGATAGTGGAAGTAAGAATGTCTTTAAAATCACTTTCAAAATAAAGGGAACGGCTTTAAAGATGGCCCAACTGCtactttcttttcagtaaaatcCTGCTACAAAGGCTGGCTTAAGTTCTCCAGCTACTTGCAGTTGTGTTGTAAAGgaggaaagctgcttttttggGCCTGTTTTTGTatgtttagtttttttaaaactttgcaaAGTGAATTTGCTCTGCCTGTTAGAATAAGACCAcacaataaatacagaattcaGATTGTAACTTTCCCACATACAATCAATACAAGGGGAAAACTTACAAAAAATCATGTGTGTGTGTTCCACATGAAAACAGACATCTTATGATACaatatttacatattcttttcAAAGGCTGGTGGCCCATCTTCACCATGCAGTGAGGTCAATGTCCACAAGCATCACTTCTGTCATTTAATTGTTGCAGCTCCCCATGTAGGTTCTAGAGGATGTTATCACCCTCACCCCTTTCTTCACTCCTTTAGTTTGATACAGATTGAGAACTGCAGCTGGTCAGAAGTGTAGCAGGAaagtgaacaacaaaaaaaaggtgctATCTTAAGTATCTGtgcaaacatttttcctttatccACAGCACCTGTCTAGCAGCAAACTGGCAAACAACTCTCCTTCTGGTGCAGTCAGTAGCTTATCAAGCCACAATAACCTTAGTCATCAGGTTCTTCCTCAGAAAGCAGAAGATCTTTATCTGACAACTGGTCTGTGTTACTGGTACTAGTTGCATCCTCCTCATCTTCAGAGCTCCCATCACAGGATGTATGAAACAGCCTCATCAGTTCTCTGAACCTGTGGGATACCTGAAGAACAAGGGAAATCCAAGATAACTAGTGACCTAAAAGGCGGTATGAAATGCAAATTTCACATTATGGAGTTCAGGGTGTTTTGtgcatttacattaaaaaaaacccaatcacaTTTTATGGAAGATTCAATcataaaggaaaatagaaatagaagAGCACTGGGTTGTTCTGTCTTCTTTGGAAGAAAGTTATATATTACTGACTTGCAGGTAAAAAACTGGCAGTTTGGGAAGATTCCTAGGCAGTAATATGAGGAAGGTTAAGAGACAAAACCCAACAGATTCCTTGTGTTGAAGCAGAAGGCTGAAGACCCAAGTAGCAGTCACTGAAACAATTTTGGTACCAAATATAAGGCTAGAATATCAGTGCTAATATAAGAAGGACCATAGCAGTCATGATTTTTGGCTCCACCAGAACAGATcagggttggtttgggttttttatttgcaaatggGATTATTTTTCTCTGATGCAGCATCAAATTAAAGTTAAGTTTGGGAGACTACATGACAGCAAACctccacttttccttccttttcccaccTTTTCCCCATTCACTGTAGCAGATGCAAGCTTTTCCACACCAATGCCTCACCTCACTAGCTGTCTTGTTGCCTAGTTTCTGTGAGATGGCATGGAATGTTTCCAGATGGGCTCCTTTCTCCTGACAGGTGGTGAGGATGACTCTGTCAGCCTCCCTGCAAAACAGTACAGTAGCTATTAAAGCAGTTGAAAACAAGCGTTGACACACTTCAACCACCACAAGCCCAAGAGGCCTGTTCCCAGGTAAGGATAACAATCACAGAGCAAGTCCAGCAGGCTTGTTCCTTTACTATTCCTACCACCACCTATCACGAGACATATCTCTAAGCAGAGCTGCATTTAGCctgtttttaagctttttgaagtcagaggaaaaaaaaaattctttcccagCCTGAAGTGCTACAGTAATTACACAGCCACAAGCAGACAGTGTTTCTCATAGGACCAAGATGGCAGCTATGACACTGTGGTTAGAGGAAACGAGGGGGCAGAAGACATTAGAAAATGGgcatacaaaatgaaaataaaggataTGCTATAATATGAAAGCTGAAGCCAAATACTGAATGCACAAAGGATGTAAGATGCAGTTCAGGCAGCTATACCTGGTCCAGAGGACAACCTTCTCCCCAGTTGAGCTGACTTTGCTGTTCTTAGCACACACAGTTGCTTCAGTGACTcgctgctgttgctgctcctcttccttttGCTCCAGGGAGGCAGTAACCACTCTATATTCTAGCTGCTCAGAATGCTGCTGCACCTGGAAGCAGTTGTTTGCATTTGACTTTGATCTGCTCTCAGGCAAATTTCCAGCACAGCCTGTATCGTCTGTTTCCAAAATGCAATTATCAGGGGACTGTGAGCTGCAGCTCTTACCCAGTGTTGGTTTTCTACCCAGTGTTATCCAACCCTGTTTTGCTTCAGGTTTTCCTTCCAGAGGCAAAGGTGGTCCCTCAAATTCTTTCCCACCTAATTTTGAAGCATGACCAAAGACAGCAAGCTTATCTGATGAATCAGAATGAAGCCCTTCAGTCTGACATACACTCTTTCCAGAAGAGGAACTGGGTCCCGTTAAACCTTTTACTATAACAGAACAAGAAGACAGCAGCAGATCTCTGCTCAGCCCAAGGGAAGCATCTGCATTTCCTTGATGTTGCTGCTTTAGTCCCTCACTCTCACTTCCCACAGTGCAAGGGCAGTCTTTGGTTTCTTGAGGTAGTTTTAGAGTAGCTTTTTGTAGATGTGTCCATCTGAGGCCAGTGACAGAAGAATCACTGTCCTTTGCAGTATTCACAACAGCACGGACACCTGCTTCTTGAACCTGGTTATCAGGCAGTGCAGCTTTTTCAAAAGATGCATGTCTGCTGGAGGCAATCTTTCCTTCCAGGTGAGATCCTGATTAAGAAACCCAGACAAGTTCAGATGAGCTGTTAGTAAGAAAAACTTCTGGAAGCTTTATTCCTTTTTaagagttttttggtttgggctttttttttttattctagagcATAATACTGTAAATGAGAACACAGTTTGGGAGCAGCTTTGTAATGCTATCTGCAGTTTACCCATCCTGTACTTCAAAGGCACTCTGCAGTCAATTTTCTTCACCATTGTGGGTTACTACAACCAGCTGCTGTGTGAAGAAGtgataaaaacatgaaaaagcttAAGTGCATTGCCCAAAACAAAATTCTCAAGTGAAAGACATTGCTgctcttggcaccctatttacaaaACCACTATAAACTAGACATCAGGTTGCATTACATTTAAACCACTATATTTAACCTGTGCATTGTCTCCAACAGTAGTGTTAACTGAGACATGGTTactgaaagaaggaagagatCTCTTTCAGGTTATTTATCCTGCAATAATCATGTTTCCCCTTGTCTGTACcagactgaaggaaaaacaagtaACTTGAAGGAGACCATTTAAAGGAAGATTAGAGAGATGGTGATTTTGAATTGCTGTGctaaaatgaaaactggaaaaaaacacagtaTCACAGACTAGTAGTACTGGGAATGGGATTAGTATGCTAGCAAAAGAAGCTTAAATGGAGCAATCATTctgaaaaggggaaaatgttTCTCTAgtcaggaaagcttttttttgaAGGGAATGCACTGGATATATGCATGTTTAGAGCATCCAGAGTGGAtgaacacaaggaaaaaaaagagaaaagattattaGAAGTTCTCATTATCTCAATAAATTTGTGTTAGAAAGTCCTATACCTATTTTCCTTTGTGTGAACCAGTTTGGAGATGAAGGATATACCTGTCTGTACACAAGACTCACATACCTGAAGCCAGAGAGTCCACTTTCCTAGATATGGTTTTTGTTCTGCTCTGGACATCCTCTCCCTCATCTCTGTTCTCCAGGCTTTCTTCTGCAGGTTCCTTAGACATTCCAGAATCCCTCCCTTCAGGCTGAGGACTTGATTCTTGTTGAACGAGGCTTGCAGTCAGCTCCTGAgaatctttatttttgtaaaatttgttttcacaTACCTGCAAATCAGTATAAAGGCATACAATTACAGATGTGGTATATCAATCCAAACCTAACACCTCAGCCTTTGCTTCCAAAGTATTCCTTGATGCTAACAAAGGCTTTGGTTTGCATTTAGAAAGctgaatcttttttattattatgaacaGGCAGAGTTCTTTTCACATAGTGGCCACACAAGCATCTTCCACTAAAAAAGCTTATTCTTAACTCAAAAGAACATTGAAATTAACACTATTTAGCATAGCAAGGAGGGGCAGTAGAAAGTGAGGGGACAGACAGCTGAAGGCCAGGTAGTGCAGTCAGAGCTCCAAAGAGGGAGACACTACTGGTCATCTTTCGATTTACTTGCTTCCTCAACACATTATTTTGGAGACATGAGGCCCAAGGCTGGACAGATCACCACAACAGGGGGGACTCTTGGCACGACTCTACCTTCCACTCACCACTCCAATGACTTGGCCTATCAACTAACCTTACTACTACAATGGCTGCAGgtcctccttttgcttttctttagctTGAGATCACTACTCCCTTCATGGCAGGAACAGGAACATTCCTTCGTCCCATCTACCCACTCGACCTCCTGGAAACAGACATACTCCAGCTGACAAAGATGCATGGTACACAAAGATGACAGTCAGGGTAAGGTTAACCCCAGAGGGAGCCAGGAAGGGCTGAGCAGCACTCTGCGCACACCCAGAGAGAACTAAAGCAATTATGCTGCTAGGAAGCAAAGCACAATGGAAACATTTCAATCTCCTTTCTTCAATCTTTTTAGGCTGTTGTCATGTCTCTCGATAAATCAACACATTTATCCTTGTGAGCATGCATTTGCTTAGAGTCCAGATATGTGGACTAGTGAGATACCCCAGGCCCACCTTGTCGTTGTTCTGGCCTCCAATCTCTTTACGCTTCTTATTTTTTGAGGCTGCATGCATCTTGGGTGGTTCATCCTCCTCTTCTACATCTGGCAAAGACACCTCTTCAAACCCATCAAActacaaaagaagaaacacacaaaaactGCTCTATCATGATAGCTCTTCAGTAGACCAAACTTCATTTTCCCCATGAATTTCTGAATATTAAGCTCAGTTCCAGGACATGACAAGTTTAATTATGTTAGAAGAGACATAAATGCtgtaaaaaaatttgaaaaaagtttGCTTCAGTCCACCAACAGCTACCCCACCCTGCTGCTTCCCTCTCTCTGGAAATGCAGTCTCAATTTGAGTTCTTCAAGTTCAAACTTGTatctctgtttttatcttttctggtCTTGGGGAAAAGATTGCTCCACCTCATATTCCTTCTCTTCTGTCCAGTTGATCTCCTCAAAATCTCCCATGCGGCTGGCTGAGGGCCGTAAGTGATCAAAGAAAATGGAGAACTCATCCTGCAAGTGGTCATGTCCTTTCAACAGTTGCCACATTTGGGTCTtcagctgaaaaagagaaatcCAGAGAAAATGAGTGTTTCATTCCATATTGTCACATTCTTCTCAGAAGAATTTCTCAAAGCAAGTGGAACACTAGGGCTTATTAGACCTCCAACATGGAAGTTTATGGTTGCATTGGTACTACTTCATGAATATTTTAGGATCATTCCACATCCAGCTATCAAGTTAGCATAGAAATATCCCTCCAAAATTCTAGGCAGACTGTAGGAGGCACTAATATAAAATTTCACCTGCAAGGTAATAAAGGCAAGGTGGAGGTAGGAGAGAGGAGACACACAGGCCAGTTAATTGTAAAGCCTCTAGAAGAGGCAGCTTCAATTCTCTACCATGCCCCACAGTAGGAGATCGCACTTGATAAACTCTTGTGGTCTCAAAGAGCAGCATATAGGAACAGTGAAGCAGGCTAGCTAATTGCATTCTCAGGGTTTTTGAGAGAAAGGATATACCTGGATGCCTGATTACCTCTGCGATCTCCTGGGGGAGGCAGTCTGCACAACTCTGGAGAACTTTGATGATCTTTTGATGGTGGGCAGGATTTTCAGCAAAACAAATCTCCAGTTGCCTGAGGAACTTCCGGCTTTTTTCAAatgcttgctgctcttcaaactgaccaaaagaaaaagattcacCCCTCATGTTCAAGAATATATCTCCAAGCTTCTCTAGTTGGCTTAAGCAAGCTATAAAATACCtgtcttgctattttttttccatttgtattgaCATCCATTGCAAAACTGGGAAGAggtggagaaagagaaacaagacTTTGCATAATCAATACTTACGTGAGCTACAAAGTTTTGCTTCCACCATATGCATGTAAGATAGGAAAATCCAGAAAGAATATAACAGGTGAAAACCTCTATCTTACAAAGTGGAAGGCTAATTTGTGAGATAAGGGAACCATTCCACTTGCTTTATCTGCATGTTGTCTCTGCAGTCAGGTTCTGCAACGTAACTGGGAAAGGCCAATTCTCCACAGTAATACTTAGTATGAGACTTAAAACAAACACTAGACATTTCAATTCTGATTAATAAAACAGCAAGGTAAGCAAGTGATTTACCAGCTGTTTACCTTTCTTGCCCTAGGAAgaattctttattctttcactCTCACAAGCATTGACATTGTCTGCTTAAAATTTGGTCTCCTTTCATGCTACCTACCAGTCCACACTCCAAAGCTTGTTCTGGTAATAGAAAGGCAGCAAAATCTGTGAGCAACTGTGGCCAGTCATGCAACAGTTTCTGTAAAGTGGAATAGAGATCCACAGCTGTTTGCTTGTCCGTGCTAATCTCAAACTCATAGATAACGCGAAGAAAGTCTTCATACTTTCCAGGAACATGCTGCAAGGCTTCACGCACCTGGAAAGAGCAACAGAGCTTTACAGGACTACATAacatccagaaagaaaacaagttaattTAGTAATCTTTGATCTCTTGCTACTCAGAATTTACACAGTGCTTCCAGCTTTGTTGAGCCAACCAAGTCTTTTCCTTAAAGATAAATTTGAACTGCTCACAAGAGAGAAGGGAACCAAATCAAAGACtatgaaattctgaaattaaaagagGCCCAGTGTTGTGAATTGACtacagccagcagctaagcactcccacagccactcactcactcctcaccTCCCCCAAGCAGGacaggggaggaaagaggaagagcaaaagcaagaaaactcatagGCCgcaataaagacagtttaataagtaaaggaCCGTCATATCGGGTGCTATGAAGAAAGATAACTTCATCCCGACCAGATCCAGTACACCCAGTTAGAACTGGCAGTTATGTGGCTCAGGCGTGAACCGTGTTAAAGGACTTGAAGCATCCAATGTTCCTATTTCTGGGTTACCTACTGGTCTAGCTTACCCTGGTTAGATAAGCTTGTGCAAATGCCAGATCTTTCTGTTCCCGCAGGGGATCTCTCTCCAGGATGTCTTCATCATACAAGAGGAGCAGCTTAGATGTATCTTTGCTAGCACGAGCCCGTCCCCTCTTATTTCTGGTTCTGTGGGAGCTCCTGCTCTTCCCAGGGGCTTTCATGTTTTCTCCTGTGAAGAAGCACAAAGCAAATTGTACAGGTACCTTTCATACattccttgggctggcagacaacTACTCTTCTAGATCAATACTGCAATAGAAAAGTAGGTTTTCAGAGTTAGTGACGAGTTAACTGTTTACACTCTCCTGTAAGTGTATGAGCAATATACTTTTCTTTAGTCAGGCTGgctaacatattttaaatttgctgtttACTTTTATAGCATCTGATGGGAAAAATCTCTGGATACAGCAACAAACCCATCCTAGCTGTTCCTCAGCTAGCAATCTACTAAGAACTAATAGATACATCTACTGCATAccaggggcaaaaaaaaaaaaaaaatcatagtgaGTGAACAGAGATAGAATATGAGCATCAGAGCTGGCTGTTAATGCTTGCAAATTATTCTTTTAGCTTATTATTTACATGAATAGAGTTAACATCACAGATAAATAACTGGTGTCACATAATAGGGAATGATGTAGCGTACTAAGAGTTGCTACATTGAGATTTTTATGTCTTTAGATTAGGACTCTGTTGGTCTAATGGGCTGAGGTCCACCTCGAAGTTCACTGCTCAAATCCACCTACCACTTGCTAGATTCTGTTAAGGTAttactttgtttcatttctttttccccaacatGACTTTATAACACAAAATTCAATTTAGCAAAGATTTGACTATTTAATACTGTTCTTATATAGGTATTGGGTATTAGCTGACACAAGCCACAAATCTTATGTCTGCAAATTTTTGAAGTATAAATGCATTACAATGGACTAAAGACACTCGGTTCATATGCACAAGGGCTTCTATAGTAAGAACTGTTTTTATAGAATTGTGACTGTGTTGCAAAATTTAATTTCCAAATGGAAAGCATCACTAAGCTCAGATACACCAAGTGAAATTAAACCAGATACAGTTTCCCCATTGTTTTGCTTTAATGCAGAGAGCAGCTCTATTTCCCCACGCCCTGTGTCAAAAGAAACCCACAGAACTTACCTGCTGGCATTCTGTGGGCTTCCACCTGCGGGGCCACCTTTGTCAATGTGAAGGTAGATTTAGGTTCTTCTGATGTATCGCCACATATTTCATCATCTTTCTGTAAACTCTctattccttccccttcctcctcctcctcttcctcaggctCAGAGTTCTCTTCCTGGGAATTCTCTTCTTCAGAATCTCCTTCTTGGCTTAAACGTCTCTCTGTTGCAAGCCAAGTAAGTTTTTCCATTGTCTCCttagaaagaaacaacaaaaaaagtcacatCGTTTTCTTTTAGTGTTTAACATCATTCAGCAAGTAGCTCACTCCGTTGTAATTCTAACAGCAAATTTCACAGATCAACATCTGACCAACTAGAGGATTCTACTGAAGGGACAGAATTCAACAACAACCAGAACTGCCTATTTTTGTATCAAGCACAAAATTCAGTTTCAGAATCTGCTACTTATAAAAGCCTTAAGTTAGACGGGATTCCTTAATGATCACCTTAGTTCTTAAAGGCTTGCTGGAATTGtgatctggaaaataattttcacttaaaGTACTTCTTACTAAACAACAGCCTCAGTTGAGGAAGTCCTTACAACTCAGCAGAATATAAATCTGAATATTTGCAAGATATTCCTTTAGCTTGGACTTAAAATCTTCCCAGAATAATGTGGTGTCCAATTTCTCTGTAAAACAGCACAATACCATGCTATTATATAGTTAACAGCCCAGCTTTCCAATTGGATTGAAATTGTCATTTGCCCTGACTCCACTAGGGTGTTTCAGCACACCAATATTTGTCATTagcaagttttttaaaattttgtttgcttttacctGAAGTTCTGGCACTGAAAGAATAGATTCTTCTGAGGCTGATGACatttcttcatcctcatcttGTGTAAAATCATCAAAgtcgtcttcttcctcttcttccggtccttctctctctcctccagcttcaGGGCCAGCTGGTGTCCCAACAGACTGGCCATCTATACTAGACAAATCCTCTGGTCTTCCTAGTGGACTACTAAATTCTGCCTCAACATCTGCTGTATAAGAAAGATTCTTTGGAGACTCACTGCTTACTTGTGGTCCAGCAACAACACCTGCATCCATGTGCTGCTCTCCATGGGGAGACATCTGCAAAGCCCGTCGTTGTTCTTCTCCCTTCTCATCACACAAAGTATgctcctttttaatttctttcgGGTCATTTGGACACGAACATGCAGCCTCCATGTTCAGCTCCTGGCTGAGATGCAGCATGAATTCCTCCTTCACTTTAGCACATAAAAGATCCCTCTTCTGTACTGGATTTACTTCATTGGTAGCATCATTTGAAT
Above is a genomic segment from Harpia harpyja isolate bHarHar1 chromosome 9, bHarHar1 primary haplotype, whole genome shotgun sequence containing:
- the MSTO1 gene encoding protein misato homolog 1 isoform X1 encodes the protein MPGEAVTLQLGHYAGCVGAHWWGLQAAALRSPAEAAELRAAALLRAGREAGGRESHTPRLVALELKGGVGALRPGGAGTEAPVAWDGEVAAYLERASAGGSAPRDAGSRTEDASSDRKGSSSASVQGASPAPSRLAVSQEVYSGGSMQVWSDYLNVHLHPKSIYVIRQYMHDGECGCLEAFGQGESLLRDPGCIEELEDRLHFYVEECDYLQGFQVLCDLHNGFSGVGAKVTELLYDEYSGKGILTWGLTPVMSNMGGSQKNFYRLMNTALGIVHLSSHSSLFCPLSLSGSLGIKPQPPVKFPYINYDASLNYHSSAILAAVLDTLTAPYRLCSSQGSMMHLAETLNFSGRKVVAAWASVPFPALHGYSLPDTLCAYQQDMPWKLLSSCREQKVSCCFAQSVVLRGICKESHIGSCPEKQATSPLHACESTEQILQHYLHTLFPAAFSTSHVLEQPCNTLPPYPQFFSPLLTRQGFLLDKPPSYSSAAVESIPVLAALRSSPVLHTLLYSLYKDLQKLNTRRWPSFFSAGVEQDDFQEALQELRTLSQCYEMGSEADESEDEADAD
- the MSTO1 gene encoding protein misato homolog 1 isoform X2, with translation MPGEAVTLQLGHYAGCVGAHWWGLQAAALRSPAEAAELRAAALLRAGREAGGRESHTPRLVALELKGGVGALRPGGAGTEAPVAWDGEVAAYLERASAGGSAPRDAGSRTEDASSDRKGSSSASVQGASPAPSRLAVSQEVYSGGSMQVWSDYLNVHLHPKSIYVIRQYMHDGECGCLEAFGQGESLLRDPGCIEELEDRLHFYVEECDYLQGFQVLCDLHNGFSGVGAKVTELLYDEYSGKGILTWGLTPVMSNMGGSQKNFYRLMNTALGIVHLSSHSSLFCPLSLSGSLGIKPQPPVKFPYINYDASLNYHSSAILAAVLDTLTAPYRLCSSQGSMMHLAETLNFSGRKVVAAWASVPFPALHGYSLPDTLCAYQQDMPWKLLSSCREQKVSCCFAQSVVLRGICKESHIGCPEKQATSPLHACESTEQILQHYLHTLFPAAFSTSHVLEQPCNTLPPYPQFFSPLLTRQGFLLDKPPSYSSAAVESIPVLAALRSSPVLHTLLYSLYKDLQKLNTRRWPSFFSAGVEQDDFQEALQELRTLSQCYEMGSEADESEDEADAD